In Arthrobacter sp. StoSoilB5, one genomic interval encodes:
- a CDS encoding MFS transporter produces the protein MSVASTSTKELLDSPILKSAISKASLRLMPMLVILYVVAFLDRTNVGFAEAALGVDKGITAGAYALGAGIFFIGYALFEIPSNLLLTKFGAKVWLARIAITWGIVSACFAFVQGETSFIILRFLLGVTEAGLFPGVIMFLAAWFPNKVRVKMFAIFYLAQPFSQMMGAPLSGWLINIGDQVPGVAGWQVMFFVEGMLAVLAGIAAYFFLINSPQDAKFLSKEEKASLIDVMALEDTVKEESGPRGVLASMRNGRVWYFTAIYFCLQVAVYGVTFYLPQQVSQLTGQKVGLAVGLLAAIPWFFGIFACYFVGKAANTVERRRRWGTALFISTGLCIFGSAWAGANHLPALGIIFITLAVSSFLSTGPICWSYPTAFLTGTAAAAGIGLINSLGNLGGFVAPILRTTVNQVTASDTGTMGVYALGVLPFLAALMMFGTRAFSNKADELLGK, from the coding sequence ATGTCTGTTGCCTCGACTTCCACCAAGGAGTTGCTGGATTCGCCGATTCTGAAGTCGGCCATATCCAAGGCTTCGCTGCGGCTCATGCCCATGCTCGTCATCCTGTATGTGGTGGCATTCCTTGACCGCACCAACGTGGGTTTTGCCGAAGCTGCCCTTGGGGTGGACAAAGGCATCACAGCGGGCGCTTACGCGCTGGGTGCCGGTATCTTCTTCATCGGCTACGCACTGTTCGAGATTCCCAGCAACCTGCTGCTCACCAAGTTCGGAGCCAAGGTCTGGCTCGCCCGGATCGCCATCACCTGGGGCATAGTGTCGGCGTGTTTCGCCTTTGTACAGGGCGAAACGTCGTTCATCATCCTCCGCTTCCTGCTGGGCGTTACCGAGGCAGGGCTCTTCCCGGGCGTCATCATGTTCCTCGCCGCCTGGTTCCCCAACAAAGTCCGCGTCAAGATGTTTGCCATCTTCTACTTGGCCCAGCCTTTCTCTCAGATGATGGGCGCGCCGCTTTCCGGCTGGCTCATCAACATTGGCGACCAAGTACCGGGCGTCGCTGGTTGGCAGGTCATGTTCTTCGTCGAAGGCATGTTGGCTGTCCTGGCGGGCATCGCAGCGTACTTCTTCCTCATCAACAGCCCGCAGGACGCGAAATTCCTGAGCAAGGAAGAGAAAGCCTCGCTCATCGACGTCATGGCGCTGGAGGACACCGTCAAGGAAGAATCAGGTCCGCGCGGCGTCCTTGCGTCCATGCGCAACGGCCGTGTCTGGTACTTCACGGCCATCTACTTCTGCCTGCAGGTTGCCGTCTACGGTGTCACGTTCTATCTTCCCCAGCAGGTATCTCAGCTCACCGGCCAAAAAGTGGGGCTCGCCGTCGGACTCCTTGCTGCTATTCCGTGGTTCTTCGGGATCTTTGCCTGCTATTTCGTTGGCAAAGCGGCAAACACGGTGGAACGTCGCCGCCGTTGGGGCACCGCCCTGTTCATCTCAACCGGCCTGTGCATCTTTGGTTCAGCTTGGGCCGGGGCCAACCACCTGCCGGCGCTCGGCATCATCTTCATCACCCTGGCGGTGTCCAGCTTCCTGTCGACAGGTCCCATCTGCTGGTCATATCCGACGGCGTTCCTCACGGGCACAGCCGCAGCTGCGGGTATCGGGTTGATCAACTCGCTTGGCAACCTTGGCGGTTTTGTGGCGCCGATCCTGCGCACCACTGTCAACCAAGTGACAGCCTCGGACACGGGAACAATGGGGGTTTACGCCCTGGGTGTCCTGCCGTTCCTGGCTGCCTTGATGATGTTCGGCACCCGGGCCTTCAGCAACAAAGCCGACGAGTTGCTGGGCAAGTAG
- a CDS encoding triose-phosphate isomerase family protein → MYMGYSQSLEWLEQLVAEVDARPALEAGRVVPFVIPSFPVLPAASGIIEGSPLVLGAQNCGWSDGAWTGEVSPSMLAELGVGLVEIGHAERRRHFGEDDAVIALKVRAAVDVGLTPLLCVGEAVVGEPGTAADAVFGQVKAALSGDWSVASRMVIAYEPVWAIGAAEPAAAVYVSEVVRELRALLGEQGLGEMPIIYGGSAKPGLLPQLDGVSGLFLGRFAHDATNFGRVLDEALAVATTVPSQLRDR, encoded by the coding sequence ATGTACATGGGCTATTCACAGAGCCTGGAGTGGTTGGAGCAGTTGGTTGCAGAAGTGGACGCCCGTCCGGCCTTGGAGGCCGGGCGGGTGGTCCCGTTCGTGATCCCGTCGTTCCCCGTTCTGCCCGCGGCTTCGGGAATTATTGAGGGCTCGCCATTGGTTCTCGGAGCCCAGAACTGCGGCTGGTCGGACGGCGCATGGACGGGCGAAGTCTCACCATCGATGCTTGCGGAGCTGGGCGTTGGCCTGGTGGAGATCGGCCACGCCGAACGCCGGCGGCACTTCGGTGAGGACGACGCTGTCATCGCACTGAAGGTGCGTGCCGCCGTCGACGTCGGACTCACGCCGCTGTTGTGTGTGGGGGAGGCTGTGGTGGGTGAACCTGGAACTGCCGCCGATGCCGTGTTCGGGCAGGTTAAGGCAGCGCTGTCCGGGGACTGGTCGGTGGCTTCCCGCATGGTGATCGCGTACGAACCCGTGTGGGCAATCGGTGCTGCGGAACCAGCAGCGGCTGTGTATGTCTCCGAGGTGGTGCGTGAGCTGCGCGCTTTGCTCGGCGAGCAAGGGCTGGGCGAGATGCCGATCATCTATGGCGGCTCGGCGAAACCGGGCCTGCTGCCGCAGCTGGACGGTGTCTCCGGACTCTTCCTGGGCCGCTTCGCGCACGACGCCACCAACTTCGGCCGCGTGTTGGACGAGGCCCTAGCCGTCGCAACTACTGTTCCTTCCCAACTAAGGGACAGATAG
- a CDS encoding bifunctional RecB family nuclease/DEAD/DEAH box helicase has protein sequence MFFLDSEIAGAPQDLVFSASDLVIAATCEYQLLRKLDEKLGRSPKPDFAADAMLERTAKLGDVHEHRVLDEFVDEFGLWDPATGKGVYDVVPASDMDRSTLLAKHAESIHALRSGADIVFQAAFFDGQFHGRSDFLVKRSAGQYAVFDTKLARHAKVTALLQLAAYGDQLLQAGITPDPTVTLVLGNRVHSDHPLAEILPVFKERRERFLRMTAAHMAASGPIEWGDSRFSACGRCDYCAEQVQLHRDLLMVAGMRISKRKKLMDAGITTIDQLAALPAVGDPTLLRLREQAQLQTGTGTPDGTVKYTDKAGEAKAVSYKVLPENTLGRLPTPDPGDIFFDFEGDPLWQDPATGKWGLEYLFGVIENPLEPGAEPVFRPFWAHSRAEEGQAFVDFLEYVAKRRASYPGMHIYHYAAYEKTALRNLSLTHVMGETAVDDLLRQGVLVDLYDTVRHSIRVSENSYSIKKLEPLYMGQHLRSGDVTDAGASVVAYADYCTARDTGNAGQAAAILESIRDYNEYDCLSTLELRNWLLARAAERSIVPGGLVDSGDAADASQRAEPPKYEAAPEESALLDYVAALPEEQRLSPDSRAIAMVAAGVGYHRREDKQYWWGHFDRLEKPVSQWEDGRDIFTVERAVVQQEWAKPTPRSNPVRIVKLLGRSGDGAGLEPGRTYFRMYESPLPEALAANESVLGRAGWSNTKIIEVGEDGDFESVTMAESLRKDSTEFSQVPMALTPDAPIATKGQRAALAELANRLRDSLPEWPQDPALDLLRRKPPKLRSLEALPAVGRGPDGYIDAITAAVKDLDNSYLAVQGPPGSGKTFVGAHVLARLVEQGWKVGVVAQSHAVVEHMLCAAVEKAGVDPQRVAKEVKHGDHVPWSQCAKADVEDALSKPGGALIGGTAWTMVGSSIPPGSLDLLVIDEAGQFSLANAMAVSRAAKRLLLLGDPQQLPQVTQGKHPEPVDESALGWLSDGYNTLPPELGYFLALSWRMHPALCDAVSELSYDGRLEAAPAASVRHLGHAEPGIACVYFPHTGNSTSSPEEAAEVVRQVQAHVGLPWTDPSESPGSRPLEEADILVVAAYNAQVQLIKHELRAAGLAKVRVGTVDKFQGQEAPVVIVSMAASAAGEVPRGMEFLLLRNRINVAVSRGQWRAVVVRSPELTNYLPTHPEGLENLGGFIALCQRAGA, from the coding sequence GTGTTCTTTCTCGATTCGGAGATAGCTGGCGCGCCGCAGGATTTGGTGTTCTCGGCCAGCGATCTTGTCATCGCTGCCACCTGCGAGTACCAGCTGCTCCGGAAACTCGACGAAAAGCTGGGCCGCTCCCCCAAGCCCGACTTCGCGGCCGATGCCATGCTGGAGCGCACCGCCAAGCTTGGCGATGTCCACGAGCACCGGGTCCTGGACGAGTTCGTGGATGAGTTCGGGCTGTGGGACCCTGCCACGGGAAAGGGCGTTTACGACGTCGTCCCCGCCTCCGACATGGACCGCTCCACCCTTTTGGCCAAGCACGCAGAATCCATCCACGCCTTGCGCTCCGGAGCGGATATCGTGTTCCAGGCCGCGTTCTTCGATGGCCAATTCCACGGCCGCTCCGACTTCCTGGTGAAGCGTTCCGCGGGCCAGTACGCAGTCTTCGACACCAAGCTGGCACGCCACGCCAAAGTCACAGCGCTTTTGCAGCTGGCAGCCTACGGCGATCAGCTCCTTCAGGCCGGGATAACACCGGATCCCACAGTCACGTTGGTCCTGGGCAACCGGGTGCACAGCGATCACCCGCTCGCGGAAATTCTGCCGGTCTTTAAGGAACGCCGGGAACGTTTCCTCCGCATGACCGCCGCCCATATGGCTGCTTCAGGACCCATCGAGTGGGGCGACTCCCGTTTCTCCGCGTGCGGCCGCTGCGACTATTGCGCCGAGCAAGTACAACTGCACCGGGACCTCCTGATGGTTGCCGGTATGCGGATCAGCAAGCGTAAGAAGCTGATGGACGCTGGAATCACCACCATCGACCAACTGGCTGCATTGCCTGCGGTCGGAGACCCAACGCTGCTGCGCCTTCGCGAGCAAGCCCAGCTCCAGACGGGGACGGGAACCCCCGACGGCACGGTCAAGTACACCGACAAAGCCGGGGAAGCCAAAGCAGTGAGCTACAAGGTGCTGCCGGAGAACACCCTCGGCAGGCTCCCCACGCCGGACCCTGGGGACATCTTCTTCGACTTCGAGGGCGATCCCCTGTGGCAGGACCCAGCCACCGGCAAATGGGGTCTCGAGTACCTTTTCGGAGTCATCGAAAACCCATTGGAGCCTGGCGCTGAGCCCGTCTTCCGCCCGTTCTGGGCGCATTCGAGGGCTGAAGAAGGGCAGGCATTCGTGGACTTCCTGGAGTACGTCGCCAAACGCCGCGCCAGCTACCCCGGCATGCACATCTACCACTACGCGGCTTACGAGAAGACGGCGCTCCGCAACCTGTCGCTGACGCACGTGATGGGCGAGACCGCCGTCGATGACCTCCTGCGCCAAGGTGTCCTGGTGGACCTCTACGACACCGTCCGGCACAGCATCCGCGTATCCGAGAACTCGTACAGCATCAAGAAACTCGAGCCCCTCTACATGGGCCAGCACCTGCGTTCCGGCGATGTCACCGACGCCGGAGCCTCCGTTGTTGCCTACGCGGACTACTGCACTGCGCGGGACACGGGCAACGCCGGCCAAGCCGCCGCCATCCTGGAGAGCATCAGGGACTACAACGAGTACGACTGCCTCTCGACGTTGGAACTGCGCAACTGGCTCCTGGCCCGCGCCGCCGAGCGATCCATCGTGCCGGGGGGCTTGGTTGATTCGGGGGATGCCGCCGACGCCTCCCAGCGCGCCGAACCGCCCAAATACGAGGCTGCTCCGGAAGAAAGCGCCCTGCTGGACTACGTCGCTGCGCTGCCGGAGGAGCAACGGCTGTCCCCCGATTCCCGGGCAATAGCGATGGTGGCAGCAGGCGTTGGATATCACCGGCGTGAGGACAAGCAATATTGGTGGGGGCATTTCGACCGCTTGGAGAAGCCAGTGTCCCAGTGGGAGGACGGGCGTGATATTTTCACGGTGGAGCGGGCTGTGGTGCAGCAGGAGTGGGCGAAACCAACCCCTCGCAGTAACCCTGTCCGGATCGTGAAACTGCTCGGCCGTTCCGGCGACGGAGCAGGATTGGAACCGGGCAGGACCTATTTCCGGATGTACGAATCTCCGCTGCCGGAGGCTTTGGCTGCCAACGAATCGGTGCTCGGCCGGGCGGGTTGGAGCAACACTAAGATCATCGAAGTCGGCGAAGATGGAGATTTCGAGTCGGTCACCATGGCCGAGAGTCTTCGCAAAGACTCAACCGAGTTCAGCCAGGTACCGATGGCACTGACTCCAGACGCCCCCATTGCCACCAAAGGGCAGAGGGCAGCGCTTGCAGAGTTGGCCAACAGGCTCAGGGATTCGCTGCCGGAATGGCCTCAGGATCCCGCATTGGACCTGTTGCGCAGGAAGCCCCCAAAACTGCGTAGCCTGGAAGCTCTGCCCGCCGTCGGCCGGGGTCCTGATGGCTACATCGACGCCATCACTGCTGCGGTGAAGGATCTGGACAACTCCTATTTGGCGGTCCAGGGACCTCCTGGCAGCGGAAAAACTTTCGTCGGTGCCCACGTCCTGGCCCGTCTGGTGGAGCAGGGATGGAAGGTCGGGGTTGTGGCGCAGTCCCACGCCGTAGTGGAACACATGCTCTGTGCTGCCGTGGAGAAGGCGGGCGTCGATCCTCAACGGGTGGCCAAGGAGGTCAAGCACGGCGACCATGTGCCGTGGTCGCAATGCGCCAAAGCTGACGTGGAGGACGCATTGTCCAAGCCCGGCGGAGCCCTGATTGGCGGGACAGCCTGGACCATGGTGGGAAGTTCGATTCCGCCAGGTTCGCTGGACTTGTTGGTCATCGACGAAGCCGGCCAGTTCTCCTTGGCCAACGCTATGGCCGTCAGCCGGGCCGCCAAGCGGCTCCTGCTTCTGGGAGACCCGCAGCAACTGCCTCAGGTCACGCAGGGCAAGCACCCGGAGCCGGTAGATGAGTCAGCACTCGGTTGGCTGTCCGATGGATACAACACCTTGCCACCGGAACTTGGATACTTCCTGGCCCTGTCCTGGCGCATGCACCCTGCCCTGTGCGATGCGGTTTCGGAGCTCTCTTATGACGGCCGCTTGGAAGCAGCACCCGCGGCCTCCGTGCGCCATCTAGGCCATGCGGAGCCCGGGATTGCTTGCGTATACTTCCCCCACACCGGCAACTCCACAAGCTCGCCCGAGGAAGCCGCCGAGGTTGTCCGCCAGGTACAGGCGCACGTGGGCCTGCCGTGGACTGACCCGTCTGAATCGCCAGGCAGCCGGCCTCTTGAAGAAGCCGACATCCTCGTGGTCGCGGCCTACAACGCCCAAGTGCAACTCATCAAGCACGAGCTCCGGGCAGCGGGGTTGGCAAAAGTGCGGGTAGGTACCGTAGACAAGTTCCAAGGTCAGGAAGCGCCTGTGGTCATTGTGTCCATGGCTGCGTCCGCAGCGGGCGAAGTGCCGCGTGGCATGGAGTTCCTGCTGTTGCGGAACCGAATCAACGTGGCGGTGTCGCGCGGGCAGTGGCGCGCCGTCGTCGTGCGTTCGCCCGAACTGACCAACTACCTGCCTACGCATCCGGAGGGCCTGGAAAACCTTGGCGGCTTTATTGCCCTCTGCCAGCGCGCGGGTGCCTAG
- a CDS encoding nucleoside deaminase, whose product MTESARTTADPAFEAAYEAAQKSLSEGGIPIGAALARGGKVIASGHNERVQHGDPIAHGEMSALRAAGRQKSYRDTTLYTTLAPCAMCTGTIIQFKIPRVVVGEAETFPGEFDLLRSRGVDVVVLDDPRCVDMMRAFQEEHPELWAEDIAE is encoded by the coding sequence ATGACTGAATCAGCACGTACCACCGCCGATCCCGCTTTCGAAGCCGCCTACGAGGCCGCGCAAAAGAGTCTCAGCGAGGGCGGCATTCCTATTGGCGCCGCGTTGGCCCGAGGTGGGAAGGTCATCGCGAGTGGGCACAATGAACGGGTCCAGCACGGAGACCCCATAGCCCACGGCGAGATGTCTGCGCTTCGGGCTGCCGGACGCCAAAAGAGCTACCGGGACACCACCCTCTACACCACGCTGGCGCCGTGTGCGATGTGCACGGGAACCATCATCCAATTCAAGATTCCGCGCGTCGTGGTGGGCGAAGCGGAGACGTTTCCGGGCGAATTCGACCTCCTGCGTTCGCGTGGCGTTGACGTGGTTGTCCTCGATGACCCCCGCTGCGTGGACATGATGCGCGCCTTCCAGGAGGAACACCCTGAACTGTGGGCCGAGGACATCGCCGAATAG
- a CDS encoding CBS domain-containing protein: MSVVREFMTTDAQCIAEDKTLEDAARLMRDLDCGSLPICGNDGKLTGFITDRDIVVKCLAEGKDAREVRASDLATGKPYWVDADANVDEAIAMMEEHQVRRLPVIKDHKLVGIISQGDIARNHYAEQRVGEMVEHISAKEHMSH; encoded by the coding sequence ATGAGTGTCGTACGTGAATTCATGACGACGGATGCCCAATGCATCGCCGAGGACAAAACTCTCGAAGATGCCGCCAGGCTCATGAGGGATCTGGACTGCGGTTCACTTCCCATCTGCGGCAATGACGGCAAGCTCACCGGCTTCATCACCGACCGCGACATCGTGGTCAAGTGTCTGGCCGAGGGAAAGGACGCCCGTGAAGTCCGGGCAAGCGACCTCGCTACCGGTAAGCCGTACTGGGTTGACGCGGATGCCAACGTTGACGAAGCCATCGCCATGATGGAAGAGCATCAGGTTCGCCGTCTTCCCGTCATCAAGGATCACAAGCTGGTAGGCATCATCAGCCAGGGAGATATTGCCCGCAACCACTACGCAGAACAGCGCGTCGGCGAAATGGTGGAGCACATCTCCGCCAAGGAGCATATGTCCCACTAG
- a CDS encoding Tex family protein — MTQSLQHQSADSAIHDLIAKELGVKAWQVKAAVELLDAGSTVPFIARYRKEVTGTLDDTQLRDLEERLRYLRELEERRKTVLEAIAAQGKLTPELEAAVVGADTKARLEDIYLPFKSKRRTKAQIAREAGLEPLADALLANPQLDPETEAAKYLNSEHSIEDPAAALAGARAILVERVAQDPDLAEDLRERLWKQGRMVSRVKKGMEAEGQKFKDYFEFTQVPSGMPSHRVLALLRGEKDGVLELDLAEADPADDDALAAARSRYENAVAKRLGVANHGRPADLWLTQTAQLAWRGRILDRLTTDLRARMFADAEDEAVRVFAANLRDVLLAAPAGNRSTLGLDPGLRTGVKVAVVDGTGKVVATDTIYPHAPVKKWDEALATLGRLAKQYNVELVAIGNGTASRETDKLATELIKSLEAAGSKGVQKLVVSEAGASVYSASALAASELPGMDVSLRGAVSIARRLQDPLAELVKIEPKSIGVGQYQHDVTAAKLDRSLDAVVEDCVNAVGVDVNTASPALLSRVAGVGPLLSENIVAYRNENGPFAKRSDLKKVPRLGAKAFEQCAGFLRITGGAEPLDASSVHPEAYSVARKILVAAGGGPATALDPQAFVDGTFGLPTVKDIMSELEKPGRDPRPAFQAASFSEGIEKISDLKPGMILEGTVTNVAAFGAFVDVGVHQDGLVHVSALSNKFVSDPREIVKSGQVVKVKVLEADPERKRISLTLRLDDEPGTPGGRSSGGRNSGSGNSGARDAGGQRSGGQPGQRGGGQAGRQGDRRQGKPQQTQAPANTAMAEALRRAGLGK, encoded by the coding sequence GTGACTCAATCTCTCCAACACCAGTCTGCCGACTCCGCCATCCATGACCTCATCGCCAAAGAACTCGGGGTCAAGGCCTGGCAAGTCAAAGCCGCGGTGGAACTGCTCGACGCCGGATCCACCGTGCCCTTCATCGCCCGCTACCGTAAGGAAGTCACCGGGACGCTCGATGACACTCAATTGCGCGATCTCGAGGAACGCCTTCGGTACCTGCGTGAGTTGGAAGAGCGGCGGAAGACCGTTCTTGAGGCGATTGCAGCGCAGGGAAAGCTGACGCCGGAACTGGAGGCCGCCGTCGTCGGTGCCGATACCAAGGCGCGGCTGGAGGACATCTACCTACCCTTCAAATCGAAGCGCCGCACCAAGGCCCAGATTGCCCGCGAAGCCGGGTTGGAGCCCCTGGCCGATGCCCTGCTCGCGAACCCACAACTGGATCCGGAAACCGAGGCCGCCAAGTACCTCAACTCCGAGCACTCCATTGAGGACCCAGCCGCCGCGCTCGCAGGCGCCCGCGCGATTTTGGTGGAGCGCGTTGCCCAGGACCCTGACCTCGCGGAGGACCTGCGCGAGCGGCTCTGGAAGCAGGGTCGCATGGTCTCACGCGTCAAGAAGGGTATGGAGGCCGAAGGCCAGAAATTCAAGGACTACTTCGAATTCACGCAGGTGCCCTCCGGCATGCCATCGCACCGGGTGCTCGCGCTTCTGCGCGGTGAGAAGGACGGCGTACTTGAGTTGGACCTCGCCGAAGCAGACCCCGCCGACGACGACGCCCTGGCCGCCGCACGCAGCCGCTATGAGAACGCTGTGGCCAAGCGCCTTGGGGTCGCCAACCACGGCCGTCCCGCCGATCTGTGGCTCACCCAGACGGCCCAGCTCGCCTGGCGCGGGCGCATCCTGGACCGCCTTACCACGGACCTTCGCGCGCGTATGTTTGCTGATGCTGAGGATGAAGCAGTGCGCGTTTTCGCTGCAAACCTTCGCGACGTGCTGCTGGCTGCACCGGCCGGAAATCGGTCCACGCTCGGCCTGGACCCGGGACTCCGCACCGGCGTAAAGGTCGCAGTGGTGGACGGCACCGGCAAGGTTGTTGCCACGGACACCATCTATCCGCATGCGCCTGTGAAGAAGTGGGATGAAGCCTTGGCCACGCTGGGTCGCCTCGCCAAGCAGTACAACGTGGAACTCGTTGCTATTGGCAACGGCACAGCGTCCCGGGAGACGGACAAGCTGGCCACCGAGCTCATCAAGTCCCTTGAGGCCGCAGGTTCCAAGGGGGTCCAGAAGCTCGTGGTTTCCGAGGCCGGGGCTTCAGTGTACTCGGCGTCGGCCCTGGCAGCGTCCGAACTCCCGGGCATGGACGTATCGCTCCGCGGTGCTGTCTCCATTGCCCGGCGCCTGCAGGATCCCCTGGCCGAACTTGTGAAGATCGAACCCAAATCGATCGGCGTGGGCCAGTACCAGCACGATGTCACGGCTGCCAAGCTGGACCGCTCCTTGGATGCCGTGGTTGAAGACTGTGTGAACGCCGTGGGCGTGGACGTCAACACGGCTTCGCCTGCCCTGTTGAGCCGGGTGGCTGGCGTGGGACCTTTGCTGAGCGAAAACATTGTTGCGTACCGCAATGAGAATGGCCCGTTCGCCAAGCGCAGCGATCTCAAGAAGGTACCCCGGCTGGGAGCGAAAGCCTTCGAACAGTGCGCTGGCTTCCTTCGGATCACTGGGGGAGCGGAGCCGTTGGATGCTTCCAGCGTTCACCCCGAGGCGTACTCGGTGGCCCGTAAGATCCTGGTGGCGGCAGGCGGCGGACCAGCTACAGCGTTGGATCCGCAGGCATTTGTGGATGGCACTTTCGGCTTGCCGACCGTCAAGGACATCATGTCCGAGCTTGAGAAGCCGGGCCGCGACCCCCGTCCGGCGTTCCAAGCGGCATCGTTCTCCGAGGGCATTGAAAAGATCTCCGACCTCAAGCCCGGAATGATCCTGGAAGGCACCGTCACCAACGTAGCCGCGTTCGGTGCTTTCGTGGACGTCGGAGTGCACCAGGATGGATTGGTCCATGTGTCAGCCCTGTCCAACAAGTTCGTCTCCGACCCCCGTGAGATTGTGAAGTCAGGCCAGGTGGTCAAGGTGAAGGTGCTCGAAGCCGATCCCGAGCGAAAGCGCATCTCGCTGACGTTGAGGCTCGACGACGAACCCGGTACGCCGGGCGGCCGCAGTTCCGGTGGACGCAACTCAGGCAGCGGTAACTCGGGCGCACGCGATGCTGGAGGGCAGCGATCAGGTGGCCAGCCGGGCCAGCGCGGCGGTGGCCAGGCGGGGCGGCAGGGTGACCGGCGTCAGGGCAAGCCACAGCAGACCCAGGCTCCCGCCAATACAGCCATGGCGGAGGCTCTTCGTCGGGCAGGGCTCGGGAAGTAG
- a CDS encoding DUF1622 domain-containing protein — MDFQHIIEVVGRYMDFAGVAVMVIGALVSIPLALRGYQPNRARGLAPFSPYRAYRQLLGRSILLGLELLVAADIIRTVAVTPTFESVGVLAIIVLIRTFLSFSLELEITGRWPWQKEKEPDGGTSVPDGSSVPS, encoded by the coding sequence ATGGATTTCCAGCACATCATCGAAGTGGTGGGCCGGTACATGGACTTCGCCGGCGTGGCAGTCATGGTGATCGGGGCCTTGGTCTCGATCCCACTCGCTTTGCGCGGCTACCAACCGAACCGCGCCCGCGGCCTAGCCCCGTTTTCGCCGTACCGTGCCTACCGGCAACTGCTGGGACGCTCCATCCTCCTGGGTCTTGAGCTCCTTGTGGCAGCCGACATCATCCGGACCGTTGCCGTGACGCCCACGTTTGAGAGCGTGGGCGTCCTGGCGATCATCGTGCTGATCCGCACATTCCTGAGCTTCTCGCTTGAGCTGGAGATCACCGGCCGCTGGCCGTGGCAAAAGGAGAAGGAGCCCGACGGCGGCACGTCCGTTCCGGATGGCTCGTCCGTGCCGTCGTAG
- a CDS encoding MSMEG_6728 family protein — protein MQTFLPFADFRESAAALDTSRLGKQRVEALQVLRALVIPEYGWQQHPAVRMWMGHVPALTMYGLAMADEWIQRGHPDNTRGNIAEFAPQAAHPDYASRIIMPPWLGYEDLHLSHRSKLIGKDPKFYGRIFPGVEEKLEYVWPEPMHEFHPEDPEDDRLWILRANVEDIRPEQLTTVSMPPHGKAKQGAAVSDTDEYQFVYAEEKSRRQLKGPKKRPAKVLEKKPTRKRQAQEAAFNTLPGKTEIAVPFDGGQTFAVGLIHGRPITVEGKFARNFEVTDVVKRSDFDYPALLQDPRVFFPIPAPVK, from the coding sequence ATGCAGACTTTCCTCCCTTTCGCCGATTTCCGTGAGAGCGCCGCGGCGCTCGACACCTCAAGGCTCGGCAAACAGCGCGTCGAAGCCCTCCAGGTCCTCCGCGCACTGGTCATTCCGGAGTACGGTTGGCAGCAGCACCCGGCCGTCCGTATGTGGATGGGCCACGTCCCGGCGCTCACCATGTACGGCCTGGCAATGGCCGACGAATGGATCCAGCGCGGCCACCCGGACAACACCCGTGGCAACATCGCGGAGTTCGCGCCGCAGGCTGCACACCCTGATTACGCCTCCCGGATCATCATGCCGCCGTGGCTGGGCTACGAGGACCTGCACCTCAGCCATCGCTCCAAGCTCATCGGTAAAGACCCCAAGTTCTACGGGCGGATCTTCCCGGGCGTCGAAGAAAAGCTCGAATACGTGTGGCCCGAGCCCATGCACGAATTCCACCCTGAAGACCCGGAAGACGACCGTCTCTGGATCCTGCGCGCCAATGTGGAGGACATCCGGCCGGAACAGCTCACCACGGTGAGCATGCCCCCGCACGGCAAGGCCAAGCAGGGGGCTGCTGTTTCCGATACCGATGAGTACCAATTCGTGTACGCGGAAGAGAAGTCCCGCCGCCAGCTTAAGGGCCCCAAAAAGCGCCCGGCCAAGGTGCTCGAGAAGAAGCCCACCCGGAAACGCCAGGCCCAGGAAGCTGCCTTCAACACGCTTCCCGGCAAGACCGAGATCGCCGTCCCGTTCGACGGTGGCCAGACCTTCGCTGTCGGATTGATTCATGGACGGCCCATCACGGTTGAGGGCAAGTTCGCCCGCAACTTCGAAGTAACTGACGTGGTCAAGCGCTCCGATTTCGATTACCCGGCGCTCCTCCAGGATCCCCGGGTGTTCTTCCCGATCCCCGCGCCCGTCAAGTAG